The Oncorhynchus kisutch isolate 150728-3 unplaced genomic scaffold, Okis_V2 scaffold866, whole genome shotgun sequence sequence ATGTTGTTCAAACTGAAATTCAAGCCGTCCATAAGGGACTTGTCGTTGAGACCTCCGTAGGCCGCAAACATGTCGAAGGCATTGCTGTACTGCAGCGGGCTGAGGCTGAGGGAGCTGTCACCGGGGAATAGGGCACTCGGGCTCCCCTGGCCCTGGAGGTTGGGGAACACAAACTCCTTGGCGttggggctgagggctgaggccTGCTGCTGGCCCAGGCCCAACCCGTACAGAGAGTGCATGGAGGTGGAGATGGCTTTCTGCTTCAGCAGCGTGTTCACATTCAGGCCCAGGTTGGTGGGCGAGGTGCGGGCCACCTTCTGGCCCTGCCCGCCTTGGCCACCGTTGCCGTTCTGGTTGTTGCGGCTGCTGCTCTTCATTTTGGTGGAGCCGAATTTGGTGGCGGCGAAGGTGGCGGTGGTGAAGGTTAAAGGCTGGTTGGAGCGTGGCATGAAGGTGGGGCTGACAGCAGCCGAGTGGCCGAAGGGAGGCGAGGGCGAGCTGGAAGTCGGAGAGGGGCCCACCACAGGCTCGCTGATGGGCATGAAGACCTGGGCCTCAGGGTTGAAACTGTTCTTGATCTCCTTGTCCAGCTCCAGACCACTGGGGCTGCTCTCATTGCTGTCGTCCACGTAGAGCACCTTGACGGGCCCCTTCTCCCCGATCTGGTAGGATACCTCGAAGGGGTCGATCCACACACTGAGGTCCTGAGGCAGATTGTGGCGCACATCCTCAATGTCCAGGCCACTCTCTTTGGCTGCCTTCTCTACCACTGGGTCCACCTTCTCCCCTACGTGGATGCACCTGAATCCAGAGCCCTTGTATGGCTTGTCTGGGTACCAGTGGCCCTCATACTTCCCCTTGAGCTGCCTCTCAAGCTCCTCGCCGAAGATGTTGACCCGTCGTCGCGGCAGCTTGTTGTAAAGGTAGGAGATGACGAAGTTGAGGGCTACTTGGATTTCAAGCTGCATAGCTGGCTGTTGAACTGCTCCGGGCGCGAGAAGAGGTGTCGGCAGCTGCGTCCTGTTGAGTTGCTTTACGTATCTGTGGTGGGTGGCGTAGGTGCTTCCCAGGCAGGGTAGGGTGTGATGGGTTGGGTCAACACCAGGCAAAAGGAACTAGAGCTTTGTGGAACTGCTCTAAAAACAAAAGTGCTAGTCGCAAGAGGCGTTCTTCCACAAGGTTGAGCGTTGTTTTTTCCTGAAAAAAGAGAAGATAAAAATGATTAGCATATTGTTCAGACAGATATGCAAAACAATAAGACATTAAAAGGCATGAACCATTCCTCCACTAGGTACAAGCCATGAAGAATTTGCATTACTTCAGTAACATTAGGTATAATTGGACAACATTTTGTAAACAGGCAACACTTCTCAAAGGTGTGGGTGGCAATGTCCTCGCCTACTTGACTGAGGTTGAGTCTACTATTGCAGACTTTGTAAAGGAATGCAATAAAATGCCCTTTAAACGTTAACCCTTTACTTCCCGAGGGAAACATCTAGAATATTATTGAGGTCCGTATGAACACTCAAATCAACTAGTATGCTATGACGGATCAAGCGTTCACCTCTTCTCTGTCTTGTTTCAAGTcgcaacgtttatttgtcacatgcacaggatacagcaggTGTAAAACAGTAGTGAAACCCTTACTTACAAGCGCTTTCCCGAACAATGCCGTATTCAGTATCAAGGTCTATAGCCTGAATCATCTTTAACAATGCAATGTCACGCTATGGAACAGAACGACCTAATGTATAAATAGCCATGACAAGCAAGGGGATCTAGTTAATTTGTCTGCATATCTAAACTCAACATGAACAACCTAAAGATTTCACAGTAGATGAAAACGATTTTCAGAATGTTAGAAATCTCCACACAGAAAGAGCTGTGCTGTTTTTTTCTATACGAAGCTATAGAGAAGCACTAGAACTGATCGTGTTACATAATAAATAGCTAGCCTCGTTACAATGTTGCCAACGTCACAGAGTCGCAGTTACATTCGGAAAGGCATactgcactttttttttttacagaacagTTACATATTAGCAATCAGGCTGGCGATAGAAAAATGTACCCTGTAAATATTGTATCAGATTGGCGGCTCTCAACTAGCACTACTTAGTATGCTGATTAAAATGTAGCAGTGAACGTCGACTAGGCGAGGCAGGGGATATAAAGGTTAGGTGTTGCTATTATCGGAACAGTGTCGACAAACGGTTTATCAAAATGTAACAACTAGTCTATTCATTTTGGATATGGCCAAGTACAGAACAAAATGCACAATACGCTGTATCCAATAAACAATCCTACTCGGTCATTACGAAATAGACGGTTTTCTGCCCAACAGCGGATGGTTTTGTTCGTTTGAGGCAGTGTGAGCAGCTACCTTTCTTATCTCTGCGGACCTATAAATTACCACTTGATATAATATTAATTCTTTCCGACCTGGAGATTTAATAACGGGGCCAAAAAAGAGATTAACACAATTCCATGCATAGCCTATTGCCTCTCCGCAAGTTTCTTCTTTCAATAATTTGACAGTCAGTCTTGATAGTCAAGCAAATGTAGATGACTATTTACCTCATATcccgtctttctttctctcacacacgctTCAGTTAGTTAGGCTACCCCTCCCTAACTTCAGGGACTGACGCAGCAAATCAACTTGATTAATCTGGGGTAAATAGTTCATCAAGAATACTGGGCTATAGATGAGTGATGGATATCCAATCGAACATACAAAGAGTAATTGAGCCAAAAGCAATACTTACTTTTTCGTACAAAATAAAAGATTCTCAGTAGTTTTGAAGTACCGTTAGTGCAAATAGAAGTGTAGGGTAGATATAAATACTTTCgtcacatataatataatattaacatAAAAAAAGTATTCCAAGTATGTAGACGTCGATAGGTTAtcgttatttatttttgctttaGTTTAGATTTTTAGGTTGTTTGGCGTTTTCCCCTTTCAGCAGGCTTGCAGAATGTTTCCCTTCTACCTGGGAGTTTTACAACTTCGTCCCAGTCGGCTGTCATGCGCCTATATTTATAGCTTTCCTCCGCCATGGGCACGAGGTAGGCGGTGATGCGGTTTCAGAGGTCAAAACAATACGAGCACCAAATCTGGGCCTGCAATTGGTCAAATTGGGGAATCCAGCCTGCTGGAAATGTACAAACTCGAATGTGTATTGGTTAGTTATACTGTCAATCCAAGGCATAAAAATGAAGAGACGCCCATAACAAGAACATTTGCGTCACACTTTTCCTATGTCTCTGACAGCAGACAAAAATATATCGATTATGAAGTCAGACATATGCTAAATTATGTCATTTGCATATAGTATATTTTGATTATGTATTTTCAGTGATGCATAGTTGATAGATTATATGCCTTTGCTTGACATCCAACATGATTTAGATCAGCGTATCAATCATTTCAGCCGAGATATATCTCCCCTATTGCCTCGAGAAGGCTATGATACGGAATACTTGCATTCCAATAGGTTAACTGGTATTGCCAAGTGCTTCCGACTTATTTATTTGACATGTTTTAAAATAATGAGCGAGCAATTTGTTGAGCTGAATACACTCTCACCCATGAAACCGTAATAACCATGCGTTATTACCATGCTAGAGCAAACGCAATCTGTTAGATCAGAGAATGGCAGTTTGAAAATGATGAGTAAAAGAAACGGGGGTTGCATTTGGAAATTTCAGTCAAATCTACAGCTCTGTCGGGAAGGACATTCCCAAAGAGGAACGATAATGTTAGGAAGCGAAGGGGGTGGGGTTGATCTCCTATCGAGAAAACACGCTGATTGGCTGAAAACGGGGCAGGAGCTCTTTGGTGAATGGTGTGCCCGTATCCAAGGTGCTGATGTAGCAGCCCACGTCATACCTGGGTGGACAGGGCACTCTCGAGTTTAAATTGTACATAGCTAAATATACATTAGTTACGGAGCTCTAGTTGATGTAAGGTATGTTGTCCCACTAACTCGCGTAGGAAAAGCTAAGCAAACGTGTACTCACCCTGTATAAATGGCTACACAATGGTTTGACCGTAATGCAAAACAAACCCTTTCCATTCAACAAAATGTAGGTATCTTCACGATCTCTtatgttgttgttattgaatgTAATTACTCTGTAATAAGGAAACTtcaatgtaaagtgttaccaccAATAAGAATAATGTGCATACTGCTCATTGCTGTTCACATTATGCACCTATCAGGCTCAGATTTCCAAGGCCAGTAGTTTCCTTTGCTGTTAACCCTATCACACATTCACTACCATGTTAAACCCAGGCCTGTAATCTTTTACCACACATATCTGGCATTTACCATGACTAAGACCTTGTGGGGGGACGCATAACAGGTGTGTGTACTGTAACACCTAGCAGGCCTACACACAAGCGCATCAACATCACCACAATAATTGTTTTGTGTTCCTTAAAAAGTGTTTTGTCAACATTTGTGACATAGGTAATGCAACTACAATGATAACTGTTATAGTTAATGTTATAAATGCAGGTAACAATAAGGCTATAACTGCACACAAAGAGTTTGATGATAAGTTGATTATTGCTGGTCTGTAATAGCCTCGCATGATGTGTAGTGCTGGCTTGTCATTCCTTAGTCTCGTGCTACCATAACAGACACTACACAAATCCATGGAAGTATTACTTCCACAGTAACACCAGTATTACATCACATAACCTCTTCCTATGCCAGCATAATATGGTTGTGAAGAAGATGCAAGTGGCTTCTGGTTGGCTTATAGTGGACTTTTATACATTCTTTAAATGCTTAGGTTTGCCAAGCATGAACACAAGCAAAATCACATGCTGTAGTGCAGGCAGGTCGGGGATTGGGAGCTGTAAACGCATAAAGACATCCAAAGGTGGTTGTGGATGTCGGACATTGGGTTTATAATAGGTCTACAATAGCTTCTCAGTCTGACCATATAGATAGGGAGGACACATTATTTGACAGGTGGGTTTTAGATAGAAGCTGCCCTCTTGGCACAGATCTCGGATCAGTTTGTCCTCCATGAATCATACACTTAACTTTTTAGGGAGGAAAAACCAACTGAGCTTCGATCAGGGTCTTGATCTACACCTTGGTGGCATGCATACAGTGTACAGAGAGATAGAGTGTACTGCACAGAGAGCTCAGAGGCCTTGGCTTGGCAAGGCCTCCGATCTGTTTATACTCCAAACAACTCAGAGGTTTCCATGGTCATgtgctctccaggaccagagccATAGAAGTCCTGGAGCTACACACTCCAGCATACTAACCTACCTCCATGTAGGTCTCACAGCCATCCATAATACTCCAGCATACGAACCTACCTCCATGTTGGCCTCACAACCGGCCATAACATTTTGATTTGTGTTCGCACAAAAATTACAACTGTCTTGGAATTCTGAATTATTGAGAGTGTGGTTGGAGGTTGGTGGCAACTTAATtgggggaggacgggcttgtggtaatggatGGAGCGGAATAGTGTAATGGTATCAAattcatcaaacacatggtttccacgtGTCTGAAGACATTCCATTTGCGctgttccagacattattgtgagctgtcctcccctcagcagcctcctgtcatgtgtgtgggggggggggtcaggctgACGTGTGTAAACAGTATGTGTGTCTTGCTGAGACAAAGAAGCCATCTGATTGTCTTAGGGATATTGTCTTAGGTGTAATcctataacatactgtatcttcccCTCACTGCCTCTTCTGGTACATGTTACCCTGAAGAAGTGGCACGGTGCTTTAAGGTCTTTAATCCTCAATTAGTCTTCAAAGTGATTCGctttgctctccctccctccaggaatagtgagagaagaggaagaggaaaggaaaatagaaggggaaaggggggagcAGAGGTAATCAAGCTTCTCACAACAGACCAAGATTAGTATGGACTGACTGtgtatcagaggaggctggtgggaggagctcattgtaatggctggaatggagcggATCCAACACGTGGTGTCCATAtgattgatgtatttgataccattccattccagccattacaatgagctcaCCCTCCTATAGCTCCCCCCTCCAGCCTCCTCTGCTGTGTAGGTCCCTAGCAGGAGTGTTAGCTAAACTATGACAATGTGACGCATTGTTTTTATAGTGTTTCTGTGTTTTGCCTCTTGGTTAAGCTGTGGTAGTGCTTCCTATAATTGACTTGCATAGTTCAAAAAAAAAGTTGAATAAAATCAGATGGGAATCAACAGAGTGTTGTACGGCAGTTGTACTGTAGCCCACTGCTGTCCTCCCTGACTCCCTGTCTGTCACGTCACAGCCGGCTGGGAGAGGGTGATAggagtgtgggggggaggggttagGAGTGTGACGACGTGACTGGGTCTGTGACGACTTAATGGTCTCTGATGTTGCTGTTCTCACACCACCAGCGCAACAGAAACATCATTTTTTACTGTAGCAGGAAAAACAAAAGGACAACATTAAGCTGTGACAGGCATAGCTATGGAGCGCATCAAGGACAgtgggatcacacacacacacgctcacacacacacacacacacacacacacacacacacacacacacacacacacacacacacacacacacacacatgtgctcacacacacacacacacacacacacacacacacacacacacacacacacacacacacacacacacacacacacacacacacacacacacacacagtttagttatggtccccacaaggatagttaaacacgtccccacgcacacacacagtttaattCAGTGTGTCCAATCAAGCACTTTCCCTGAGTTGACATGTTAGATGGATTGACCCTGGCTGAGTtgttcttgtttctcatggtctgagattccttttggttccttttggcaaactccaagcgggttgtcatgtgccttttactaaggagtggcttccgtctggcctctctaccataaaggcctgattggtgaagtgctgtagagatggttgtccttctggaaggttctcccatctccacagaggaactctggagctctgtcagagtgaccatcaggtttttggtcacctccctgaacaaggcccttctcccctaattgctcagtttgggcctgtggccaactctaggaagagtcttggtggttccaaacatcttccatttaagaataatggccactgtgttcttggggaccttcaatactgccaaaatgttttggtacccttccctatatctgtgtcttgatacaatcctgtctcggagctctacagacaattccttcaacctcatggcttggtttttgctatgatatgcactgtcaactgtgggaccttaccaaatcatgtccaatcaattgaatttaccacaggtggactcaatggatgatcaatggaaacagcatgAACCTGAGCTatatttcaagtctcatagcaaagggtctgaatacttatgtaaataaggaaaTTATGTTTTTTCTTAATAATAAATTACCAAAAactaaaaacctgcttttgctttttcattatggggtgttgtgtgtagattgatgagaacatttgtttatttaatccattttagaacaaggctggcacgtaacaaaatgtgggaaaaggtaagaggtctgaatactttttgaatgcattgtatatatattgtatttgttacagcatagatatcatcctaaccaacttcccctctaaatacacctctgctgtcttcaaccaagatctcagcgatcactgcctcatt is a genomic window containing:
- the LOC116352716 gene encoding protein Tob1, encoding MQLEIQVALNFVISYLYNKLPRRRVNIFGEELERQLKGKYEGHWYPDKPYKGSGFRCIHVGEKVDPVVEKAAKESGLDIEDVRHNLPQDLSVWIDPFEVSYQIGEKGPVKVLYVDDSNESSPSGLELDKEIKNSFNPEAQVFMPISEPVVGPSPTSSSPSPPFGHSAAVSPTFMPRSNQPLTFTTATFAATKFGSTKMKSSSRNNQNGNGGQGGQGQKVARTSPTNLGLNVNTLLKQKAISTSMHSLYGLGLGQQQASALSPNAKEFVFPNLQGQGSPSALFPGDSSLSLSPLQYSNAFDMFAAYGGLNDKSLMDGLNFSLNNMQYSNQQFQPVMAN